One bacterium DNA window includes the following coding sequences:
- a CDS encoding proton-conducting transporter membrane subunit, giving the protein MALLLSAIALVAFSGVPALVGRGRGGGIAAALAMIGAATGLVFSTLAFLRGDLVSYFHAWPIPYAAFSVGLDPLSSFFLIPIFLLTALSALYGRAYMRGRAGAGRSPLFFGLLAAGMAMVVIARNGMLFLISWEMMAIASFFLVTLDDDRANVRRAGITYLVATHIGTAFLLALFALMAAHAGSMEFSEWKGAAASLPSAGALFILALVGFGTKAGFMPLHVWLPEAHPAAPSHVSALMSGVMIKTGIYGLMRILTLLGAPPEWWGWTLIAIGAISGVMGVLYALAQHELKALLAYHSVENIGIIAIGFGLGLFGVSRGMPVVAFLGFGGALLHVLNHAIFKGLLFLGAGAVIRASGTGEIDRLGGLLKRMPHTAAAFLVGSAAISGLPPLNGFVSEFLIYLGAFAILVTPGATI; this is encoded by the coding sequence GTGGCGCTGCTTTTGTCAGCCATCGCGCTCGTCGCGTTCTCCGGCGTGCCCGCGCTTGTGGGCAGGGGGCGCGGCGGAGGGATCGCCGCGGCCCTTGCGATGATCGGCGCCGCAACGGGGCTCGTCTTCTCGACGCTCGCGTTCCTTCGCGGCGATCTCGTCTCGTACTTTCATGCGTGGCCGATCCCGTACGCCGCATTCTCGGTCGGCCTCGATCCGCTCTCCTCATTTTTCCTGATCCCGATATTTCTGCTCACGGCGCTGTCCGCCCTCTACGGCCGCGCCTACATGCGCGGGCGCGCGGGTGCGGGACGATCGCCCCTCTTCTTCGGGCTCCTGGCGGCAGGCATGGCGATGGTCGTGATCGCGCGCAACGGCATGCTCTTCCTCATCTCATGGGAGATGATGGCGATTGCCTCCTTCTTCCTGGTGACCTTGGACGACGACCGCGCGAACGTGCGGCGCGCGGGGATCACCTATCTCGTCGCAACCCATATCGGCACCGCGTTTCTCTTGGCCCTCTTCGCGCTCATGGCCGCGCACGCCGGGAGCATGGAGTTCTCGGAGTGGAAGGGCGCTGCGGCCTCTCTGCCCTCCGCCGGCGCGCTCTTCATCCTGGCGCTCGTCGGTTTCGGGACCAAGGCCGGGTTCATGCCCTTGCACGTCTGGCTCCCGGAGGCGCATCCGGCGGCCCCTTCGCATGTCTCTGCGCTGATGTCCGGCGTGATGATCAAGACCGGGATATACGGGTTGATGCGCATTCTGACGCTCCTTGGTGCCCCGCCCGAGTGGTGGGGGTGGACCCTCATCGCGATCGGCGCGATCTCAGGCGTGATGGGAGTCCTCTACGCGCTCGCGCAGCATGAGCTCAAGGCGCTGCTGGCCTACCACAGCGTGGAGAACATCGGCATCATCGCGATCGGATTCGGCCTGGGGCTCTTCGGGGTCTCACGCGGGATGCCGGTCGTGGCCTTCCTCGGCTTCGGCGGGGCGCTGCTGCACGTGCTCAACCATGCGATCTTCAAGGGGCTGCTCTTCCTGGGCGCAGGCGCCGTGATCCGCGCCTCGGGCACCGGCGAGATCGACCGGCTCGGCGGGCTTCTGAAGCGCATGCCGCACACCGCGGCGGCGTTTCTCGTCGGC
- a CDS encoding PTS sugar transporter subunit IIA — MKLMVKDVAALLNVSEKTIYRWVSKGEIPSYKLKDHYRFSRAEVLEWASAKRMPISEEALAPAEQDSGPLPTFVEAIESGGIFYRVAGADKTAALKSVVDMLRLPDDVDRGFLHKILMAREALGSTGIGDGIAIPHARNPIVLNVERPGITLCFLEHPIEFDAIDGKPVRVLFTIISPTVRSHLHLLSRLAFVMRDAGFKDAVMREASRDEILSQARRVESGLARGREGGA, encoded by the coding sequence ATGAAGCTGATGGTCAAGGATGTTGCCGCACTGCTGAATGTCTCTGAAAAGACGATCTATCGCTGGGTCAGCAAGGGGGAGATCCCCTCATATAAACTGAAGGACCATTACCGTTTCAGCCGGGCCGAGGTCCTGGAGTGGGCGAGCGCGAAACGGATGCCGATCTCCGAGGAGGCCTTGGCCCCGGCTGAGCAGGATTCCGGTCCTCTGCCTACCTTCGTGGAGGCGATAGAGTCCGGCGGCATATTCTACCGCGTGGCGGGTGCGGACAAGACCGCGGCGCTGAAATCGGTTGTGGATATGTTGCGGCTCCCGGACGACGTGGATCGCGGATTTTTGCACAAGATCCTGATGGCCCGTGAGGCGCTCGGCTCCACCGGCATCGGCGACGGCATAGCGATCCCGCACGCCCGCAACCCGATAGTGCTCAACGTCGAGCGCCCCGGCATCACTCTCTGTTTCCTGGAGCATCCGATCGAGTTCGACGCGATAGACGGCAAACCGGTGCGCGTGCTCTTCACCATCATCAGCCCCACCGTGCGCTCTCACCTGCATCTGCTCTCGCGGCTCGCCTTCGTGATGCGCGACGCGGGGTTCAAGGACGCGGTGATGCGCGAGGCCTCGCGCGACGAGATACTGAGCCAGGCGCGCCGGGTCGAGTCCGGATTGGCCCGCGGCAGGGAAGGGGGCGCATAG